The Thunnus thynnus chromosome 22, fThuThy2.1, whole genome shotgun sequence genome includes a window with the following:
- the larp7 gene encoding la-related protein 7 isoform X1, translating to MIDTERGAVDAGAEEPSSKSKETEKKKRSRVKQLLGDVKKQVEFWFGDVNLHKDRFLKKLIDESDDGYVDISLLASFNRMKKLTTDTKLIARALKNSSVVEVNLEGNKVRRQLPIGDIPNDVDSRTVYVELLPKDVTHSWIERVFTKCGNVVYISIPRYKSSGDSKGFAFVEFETVEQAQKAIEMLNNPPEDAPRKPGIFPKTKSRKPISLPADNPPSGEEEEKKKRKKKKKKEGVTVQTSAEEVKEQEMEAEPSEQKRKRSVAEDLEQEVASSQKTLGKLSEKKRRRSQTAEGSESELPSKMRKTSESEAGDKERETKSNVDPPTESVKERGVEEGKENRDDSTVKAKRKRKKKHKEKLKIGEEVIPLRVLPKKEWLELKEEYLTLQKRSMASLKKCISKIDHKEHKSLMEMDNEPQDGNNEKSEKATNQGPQFTSGVIMKITDNKPLPGRKFIKEALSKISPVAYIDIIEGDAEGHIRFHTPEEAKAVSDTRAELQNEHSWKLEILSGDHEQRYWQKILVDRQVKLNRPREKKRGTEKLISKAEKIIIARAKEANKHIRFQED from the exons ATGATTGACACAGAGAGGGGAGCTGTGGATGCTGGTGCTGAAGAACCCAGCAGTAAGAGcaaggagacagagaagaagaagaggtccCGTGTCAAACAGCTGCTGGGTGATGTGAAGAAGCAAGTGGAGTTCTGGTTTGGGGACGTCAACCTTCACAAGGACCGCTTTCTGAAAAAGCTCATCGACGAGTCAGATGATGGAT aCGTTGATATATCCCTGTTGGCAAGCTTCAATCGAATGAAGAAGCTGACAACTGACACCAAGTTGATTGCCAGGGCGTTGAAAAACTCCTCTGTGGTTGAG gTTAATCTAGAGGGAAATAAAGTAAGGCGTCAGCTTCCAATTGGAGACATACCAAATGATGTCGACAGCCGCACAGTCTATGTG gaacttttgcccaagGATGTGACGCACAGCTGGATAGAGAGAGTGTTCACAAAATGCGGGAATGTTGTTTATATCAGCATCCCAAGATACAAGTCCTCTGGTGACTCGAAGGGGTTTGCCTTTGTCGAGTTTGAGACAGTGGAACAAGCACAGAAAGCCATAGAG ATGCTGAACAATCCTCCCGAAGATGCTCCCAGGAAGCCAGGCATTTTCCCCAAGACAAAAAGCAGGAAGCCCATTTCTCTGCCAGCCGACAATCCCCCATCAG gtgaggaagaggagaagaaaaagcggaagaagaagaaaaagaaagaaggtgTCACAGTGCAGACTTCTGCAGAAGAAGTGAAAGAGCAGGAGATGGAAGCAGAGCCATCTGAGCAAAAGAGGAAGCGCTCGGTAGCGGAGGATTTGGAACAAGAGGTTGCCAGCAGTCAGAAAACACTGGGGAaactgtcagagaaaaaaagacgGAGGTCGCAGACAGCAGAGGGATCAGAAAGTGAACTACCATCTAAGATGAGAAAGACCAGTGAAAGTGAAGCtggagacaaggagagagagaccaAGAGCAACG TAGATCCGCCCACTGAAAGCGTGAAAGAAAGAGGTGttgaggaaggaaaagaaaacagagatgaCTCAACAGtcaaagcaaagagaaagagaaaaaagaaacacaaggagAAACTGAAAATCGGGGAGGAAGTTATCCCGCTCCGAGTCCTACCAAA AAAAGAGTGGCTTGAACTGAAGGAGGAGTATTTGACCTTGCAAAAGCGCAGCATGGCGTCCCTGAAGAAGTGCATTAGTAAGATTGATCACAAGGAGCACAAGAGTTTAATGGAGATGGACAATGAGCCTCAAGATGGGAACA ATGAGAAGAGTGAAAAAGCAACCAACCAGGGTCCTCAGTTTACCAGTGGTGTCATCATGAAGATTACAGACAACAAGCCGCTGCCAGGGAGGAAGTTCATCAAA GAAGCTCTGTCCAAAATATCACCAGTGGCATACATTGACATCATTGAGGGAGATGCTGAGGGTCACATCCGTTTTCATACTCCAGAGGAAGCTAAAGCCGTCAGTGACACAAGAGCAGAACTACAGAACGAACACAGCTGGAAACTCGAGATTCTCTCAg GTGACCATGAGCAAAGGTACTGGCAGAAGATCCTGGTGGACCGTCAAGTCAAGCTGAACCGTCCGAGGGAAAAGAAGCGGGGCACAGAGAAG CTCATATCCAAAGCAGAAAAAATCATCATAGCCCGGGCCAAGGAAGCTAATAAGCACATTCGCTTCCAAGAAGACTGA
- the saxo2 gene encoding stabilizer of axonemal microtubules 2 yields the protein MQPKTMKQQNTQHGNNHQATSMRRHSGSHRAQTRASMATEYQERFLPPSCHKAVITTSTQIDPYHPLKGTGADMTTYVRSYFVAQKWIKNPQKIQVPQPPVQPKGHRRCNSAPHNPARFVANQNASQVEDYTSVYKHDFQAWKADRRQPYKVNHNLKVNQGLVITDDASKEGRSQKNSVPVAGNSPQVQKPLPFESITSYRSDYVTHPVQPRVTRAKPVYQTNRGLPLERPVSCRTKQAWDTNPDPFDEASEFLQQFKRWSLGTKFHTQGRAKESSPPADHSGFLSTTHADYTAHRCQHTRPILPCPQTCERSKEPFQAMTTQKEDYKVWDTPRCLSTDHKELNCPKKTTFSVPQSASHAETSKTTPKLVNLRPKMEPNRICNANCSTTEKPQCPAENGALAGFKCMSSGNEESRMYWATSLDNSGGVTCENCEEPSPAHQIISCMVSSSS from the exons ATGCAGCCTAAAACTATGAAGCAGCAGAATACACAGCATGGCAACAATCATCAAGCCACGTCTATGAG GAGGCACTCCGGCTCTCACAGAGCACAGACTCGGGCCTCCATGGCCACAGAGTACCAGGAGAGGTTCCTTCCACCCAGCTGCCACAAGGCTGTCATCACAACCTCGACACAGATAGACCCTTACCATCCGCTGAAGGGGACCGGTGCTGATATGACCACTTATGTTAG GTCGTACTTTGTGGCCCAGAAATGGATaaaaaatccacagaaaatCCAGGTCCCACAGCCGCCTGTACAACCCAAAGGCCACAGGAGATGCAACAGCGCTCCACACAATCCTGCACGCTTTGTGGCAAACCAGAATGCATCCCAGGTGGAGGACTACACGTCGGTGTACAAAC ATGATTTCCAAGCGTGGAAAGCAGACAGGCGTCAGCCGTATAAGGTGAATCACAACTTGAAAGTCAACCAAGGATTAGTTATCACAGATGATGCTTCTAAGGAAGGTCGCTCCCAGAAAAATTCTGTTCCAGTTGCAGGAAACTCCCCACAGGTGCAAAAACCCCTCCCTTTTGAGAGCATCACAAGCTACAGATCTGATTACGTCACCCATCCAGTGCAGCCCAGGGTGACTAGGGCTAAGCCTGTTTACCAAACCAACAGAGGTCTGCCGTTAGAGCGTCCAGTGTCTTGTAGGACAAAGCAGGCTTGGGACACAAACCCAGACCCTTTTGACGAAGCCAGTGAATTCCTTCAGCAATTCAAGAGATGGTCCCTTGGAACCAAGTTTCACACCCAAGGCAGAGCCAAAGAGTCCAGTCCACCAGCAGACCACAGTGGATTCCTCTCCACAACACATGCAGACTACACGGCACATCGGTGCCAGCACACCAGGCCAATCCTGCCATGTCCACAAACCTGTGAGAGAAGCAAGGAGCCTTTTCAGGCAATGACTACCCAGAAGGAGGATTACAAAGTTTGGGACACACCACGATGCCTCTCCACTGACCATAAAGAGCTGAATTGCCCCAAGAAAACCACCTTCTCTGTACCTCAGTCTGCCTCACATGCCGAGACCTCCAAAACAACTCCTAAACTTGTGAACCTCCGTCCCAAAATGGAGCCGAACAGAATCTGCAACGCCAACTGCAGCACCACCGAGAAACCTCAATGTCCTGCTGAGAACGGAGCATTAGCCGGCTTCAAATGCATGTCCTCGGGGAATGAAGAATCCAGGATGTACTGGGCCACCTCACTGGACAACTCTGGAGGAGTGACTTGTGAGAATTGTGAGGAACCATCTCCAGCACACCAAATAATCAGCTGCATGGTGTCTAGCAGTAGCTAA
- the larp7 gene encoding la-related protein 7 isoform X2, with product MIDTERGAVDAGAEEPSSKSKETEKKKRSRVKQLLGDVKKQVEFWFGDVNLHKDRFLKKLIDESDDGYVDISLLASFNRMKKLTTDTKLIARALKNSSVVEVNLEGNKVRRQLPIGDIPNDVDSRTVYVELLPKDVTHSWIERVFTKCGNVVYISIPRYKSSGDSKGFAFVEFETVEQAQKAIEMLNNPPEDAPRKPGIFPKTKSRKPISLPADNPPSGEEEEKKKRKKKKKKEGVTVQTSAEEVKEQEMEAEPSEQKRKRSVAEDLEQEVASSQKTLGKLSEKKRRRSQTAEGSESELPSKMRKTSESEAGDKERETKSNDPPTESVKERGVEEGKENRDDSTVKAKRKRKKKHKEKLKIGEEVIPLRVLPKKEWLELKEEYLTLQKRSMASLKKCISKIDHKEHKSLMEMDNEPQDGNNEKSEKATNQGPQFTSGVIMKITDNKPLPGRKFIKEALSKISPVAYIDIIEGDAEGHIRFHTPEEAKAVSDTRAELQNEHSWKLEILSGDHEQRYWQKILVDRQVKLNRPREKKRGTEKLISKAEKIIIARAKEANKHIRFQED from the exons ATGATTGACACAGAGAGGGGAGCTGTGGATGCTGGTGCTGAAGAACCCAGCAGTAAGAGcaaggagacagagaagaagaagaggtccCGTGTCAAACAGCTGCTGGGTGATGTGAAGAAGCAAGTGGAGTTCTGGTTTGGGGACGTCAACCTTCACAAGGACCGCTTTCTGAAAAAGCTCATCGACGAGTCAGATGATGGAT aCGTTGATATATCCCTGTTGGCAAGCTTCAATCGAATGAAGAAGCTGACAACTGACACCAAGTTGATTGCCAGGGCGTTGAAAAACTCCTCTGTGGTTGAG gTTAATCTAGAGGGAAATAAAGTAAGGCGTCAGCTTCCAATTGGAGACATACCAAATGATGTCGACAGCCGCACAGTCTATGTG gaacttttgcccaagGATGTGACGCACAGCTGGATAGAGAGAGTGTTCACAAAATGCGGGAATGTTGTTTATATCAGCATCCCAAGATACAAGTCCTCTGGTGACTCGAAGGGGTTTGCCTTTGTCGAGTTTGAGACAGTGGAACAAGCACAGAAAGCCATAGAG ATGCTGAACAATCCTCCCGAAGATGCTCCCAGGAAGCCAGGCATTTTCCCCAAGACAAAAAGCAGGAAGCCCATTTCTCTGCCAGCCGACAATCCCCCATCAG gtgaggaagaggagaagaaaaagcggaagaagaagaaaaagaaagaaggtgTCACAGTGCAGACTTCTGCAGAAGAAGTGAAAGAGCAGGAGATGGAAGCAGAGCCATCTGAGCAAAAGAGGAAGCGCTCGGTAGCGGAGGATTTGGAACAAGAGGTTGCCAGCAGTCAGAAAACACTGGGGAaactgtcagagaaaaaaagacgGAGGTCGCAGACAGCAGAGGGATCAGAAAGTGAACTACCATCTAAGATGAGAAAGACCAGTGAAAGTGAAGCtggagacaaggagagagagaccaAGAGCAACG ATCCGCCCACTGAAAGCGTGAAAGAAAGAGGTGttgaggaaggaaaagaaaacagagatgaCTCAACAGtcaaagcaaagagaaagagaaaaaagaaacacaaggagAAACTGAAAATCGGGGAGGAAGTTATCCCGCTCCGAGTCCTACCAAA AAAAGAGTGGCTTGAACTGAAGGAGGAGTATTTGACCTTGCAAAAGCGCAGCATGGCGTCCCTGAAGAAGTGCATTAGTAAGATTGATCACAAGGAGCACAAGAGTTTAATGGAGATGGACAATGAGCCTCAAGATGGGAACA ATGAGAAGAGTGAAAAAGCAACCAACCAGGGTCCTCAGTTTACCAGTGGTGTCATCATGAAGATTACAGACAACAAGCCGCTGCCAGGGAGGAAGTTCATCAAA GAAGCTCTGTCCAAAATATCACCAGTGGCATACATTGACATCATTGAGGGAGATGCTGAGGGTCACATCCGTTTTCATACTCCAGAGGAAGCTAAAGCCGTCAGTGACACAAGAGCAGAACTACAGAACGAACACAGCTGGAAACTCGAGATTCTCTCAg GTGACCATGAGCAAAGGTACTGGCAGAAGATCCTGGTGGACCGTCAAGTCAAGCTGAACCGTCCGAGGGAAAAGAAGCGGGGCACAGAGAAG CTCATATCCAAAGCAGAAAAAATCATCATAGCCCGGGCCAAGGAAGCTAATAAGCACATTCGCTTCCAAGAAGACTGA